Proteins encoded in a region of the Candidatus Cloacimonadaceae bacterium genome:
- the rimI gene encoding ribosomal protein S18-alanine N-acetyltransferase: MPSIRYMQVQDKDQVYRIECEAFSTPWPKDAFEEDSIYDRFILFDGDTVLGYIFCHSVIDECTIVNFAIDSTHRRQGYGSMLLDHALKATLPKEVKYIYLDVRASNLAAQSIYLKFGFRTIGIRRHYYSQPDEDSLIMQKILEGNADEKL; encoded by the coding sequence ATGCCGAGCATCCGCTATATGCAGGTTCAGGACAAAGATCAGGTGTATCGCATCGAGTGCGAAGCTTTTTCCACACCCTGGCCTAAAGATGCTTTTGAGGAAGATTCGATCTATGACCGATTTATCCTCTTCGATGGCGATACAGTGCTGGGCTATATCTTCTGCCACAGCGTTATAGACGAATGCACGATCGTCAATTTCGCCATCGATTCCACCCACAGACGCCAGGGCTATGGATCGATGCTGCTTGATCACGCGCTGAAAGCCACTTTGCCAAAAGAGGTCAAATATATCTATCTGGACGTCCGTGCATCCAATCTCGCCGCTCAGAGTATTTACCTCAAATTCGGTTTCAGGACGATCGGCATCCGCAGGCATTATTACAGCCAACCGGATGAAGATTCGCTCATAATGCAAAAGATCCTCGAAGGAAACGCTGATGAAAAACTATGA
- a CDS encoding S41 family peptidase: MTKPKHRLALITIAGIWLLSAILLFAATNAFAQTQSKGTDIYSQLGLFSDVLNRLKQNYVTDLNDEELIKAAIVGMLGSTDPHTTYFTADEFKDFTTSTKGAFGGLGIQIDKIGDYVTVVSPIEGTPAYRMGITAGDRIIKVDDKNIVGLSTDEAIKLMRGDVGTQVIITISRPGIAKALEFIIIRETIKIKSVPYFFKLSNNVGYIRISQFNENTINELRTALTELESQNIRGLILDLRWNPGGLLDQAVDTVNEFIGSGKLVVETKGKTIASNRQHFTRFSTKARNYPIVALVNEASASASEIFAGSLQDWDKGLVMGKTTFGKGSVQQLFTLSNGSGVKVTTSYYYIKSGRCIHKMLNDQILKGKTVSESEIKEDDKRNHEKIYHTVNKREVFGGGGITPDIETESDLLTLFGAELRRKSIFFNWAVDYLVEHEHKVSKDIVIDNDIMEDFLRYARNNDIKYSAADLDSAKTFIRNTIKSELIRKVYGDSEAYKVTISMDKQLQSAIDLFDRFSTMDAMFEHARSLKKK, encoded by the coding sequence ATGACAAAACCCAAACACAGACTCGCCCTGATCACTATCGCCGGAATTTGGCTGCTTTCGGCTATCCTGCTCTTCGCAGCCACCAACGCCTTCGCCCAAACCCAGAGCAAAGGAACGGATATTTATTCCCAGCTCGGGCTTTTCAGCGATGTGCTCAACCGTCTGAAACAAAATTATGTGACCGATCTCAACGACGAAGAACTGATTAAAGCTGCGATCGTCGGCATGCTGGGCTCCACGGACCCCCACACCACCTATTTCACCGCGGATGAATTCAAGGATTTCACCACCAGCACCAAAGGCGCTTTCGGAGGCTTGGGAATCCAGATCGACAAGATCGGGGACTATGTGACCGTCGTATCTCCCATCGAAGGAACGCCGGCATACCGGATGGGCATCACTGCCGGAGACCGGATCATCAAGGTGGACGACAAGAACATCGTCGGACTGAGCACAGACGAAGCTATCAAGCTCATGCGCGGAGACGTCGGAACCCAGGTCATCATCACGATCAGCCGTCCCGGCATCGCCAAGGCTCTCGAATTTATCATTATTCGCGAAACCATCAAAATCAAGAGCGTGCCATATTTTTTCAAGCTTTCAAACAATGTGGGCTATATCCGCATCAGCCAGTTCAACGAAAACACCATCAACGAGCTGCGCACCGCCTTGACCGAGCTTGAAAGCCAAAACATCCGCGGCTTGATCCTTGACCTCAGATGGAATCCCGGTGGATTGCTGGATCAGGCAGTGGACACCGTAAACGAATTTATCGGCTCCGGCAAACTCGTAGTCGAAACCAAGGGTAAAACCATCGCCTCCAACCGCCAACATTTCACCCGTTTCAGCACCAAAGCCCGCAACTATCCCATCGTCGCGCTTGTGAACGAAGCTTCCGCCAGCGCTTCCGAGATATTTGCCGGATCTTTGCAGGACTGGGACAAGGGACTCGTGATGGGAAAAACGACCTTTGGAAAGGGCAGCGTCCAACAGCTTTTCACCCTCTCCAACGGCAGCGGCGTCAAGGTCACAACCTCCTATTATTATATCAAATCCGGCAGATGCATCCATAAGATGCTGAACGACCAGATATTGAAAGGGAAAACGGTCAGCGAAAGCGAGATCAAGGAAGATGATAAACGCAACCATGAAAAGATCTATCACACCGTCAACAAACGCGAGGTTTTTGGCGGAGGAGGCATCACTCCGGATATCGAAACGGAATCGGATCTGCTCACTCTCTTTGGCGCCGAGCTGCGTCGCAAAAGCATCTTCTTCAACTGGGCGGTCGATTATCTTGTGGAGCACGAACACAAAGTCTCAAAGGACATCGTCATCGACAACGACATCATGGAAGATTTTCTCCGCTATGCAAGAAACAACGATATCAAATATAGTGCCGCCGATCTCGACAGCGCCAAAACCTTTATCCGCAACACGATCAAGAGCGAGCTTATCCGCAAGGTATATGGCGATTCCGAAGCATATAAAGTAACCATTTCCATGGACAAACAACTCCAAAGCGCGATCGATCTCTTTGACCGTTTCAGCACCATGGACGCAATGTTTGAGCACGCCCGCTCTTTGAAAAAGAAATAA
- a CDS encoding LytR C-terminal domain-containing protein, translated as MSPKRKWWLWALVFVALLAVLAIFLKGYLPGAGDDLPDEDSMPAIKVVVVNGCGYVGLASEYEKYIMCKNIEVLRLENTRKPLYDKSIIVVKKEDKQDLERLKKMTGIQRWTMALNEHYDAPFIIILGRDYEEFIK; from the coding sequence TTGTCCCCAAAACGCAAATGGTGGCTCTGGGCGTTAGTCTTTGTCGCTCTACTGGCGGTGCTGGCGATATTCTTGAAGGGGTATCTTCCGGGTGCCGGAGACGACCTGCCGGACGAAGATAGCATGCCCGCCATCAAAGTGGTGGTCGTAAACGGTTGCGGCTACGTTGGTTTAGCTTCCGAATATGAGAAATACATCATGTGTAAAAACATCGAGGTGCTCAGATTGGAAAACACGCGCAAGCCCTTGTATGACAAATCGATAATAGTAGTGAAAAAAGAAGATAAACAAGACCTGGAACGCCTGAAGAAGATGACCGGCATCCAGCGCTGGACAATGGCGCTGAACGAACATTACGATGCCCCGTTCATCATCATACTCGGACGCGATTACGAAGAATTTATAAAGTAA
- the rsfS gene encoding ribosome silencing factor, which yields MPSKEKLEAILEWLQDKKAENIRIYDVEKTSGYTDVIVVCEGGADLHNKAIANHLIDMAKEYSLSVMSKEGIDFGHWILIDIGDVIVHIFLSETRDYYKIDELFERVKNRQLEEIPE from the coding sequence TTGCCCAGTAAAGAAAAACTGGAAGCCATCCTGGAATGGCTCCAAGACAAAAAAGCCGAGAACATCCGCATCTACGATGTGGAAAAGACCAGCGGCTACACGGACGTCATCGTTGTTTGCGAAGGCGGCGCGGATTTGCACAACAAGGCGATCGCCAATCATTTGATCGACATGGCGAAGGAATATAGCCTCAGCGTTATGAGCAAGGAAGGGATCGATTTCGGACATTGGATCCTGATCGATATCGGGGACGTCATCGTCCACATCTTCCTTTCCGAAACGCGCGATTATTACAAGATCGACGAGCTTTTCGAACGGGTCAAAAACCGCCAGCTTGAAGAGATTCCGGAATGA
- the tmk gene encoding dTMP kinase, producing MSGFFITFEGIEGSGKSTQIRMLGDKLALHGIDCVITREPGGPPISEAIRKILLDPANKEMLPETELLLYMASRAQHSGEWIIPALESGKIVLCDRYYDSTFAYQGAARDLDLNFIHALTSFATFATVPDITFLIDLPVTTGLTRIQNRKLDRLEMEDISFHDKVRKQYLAIAAAEPFRYIILDGQKEPDRIHDDIFHSVLARIGVQ from the coding sequence ATGAGCGGATTTTTCATCACATTTGAAGGCATCGAAGGCAGCGGAAAGAGCACCCAGATCAGGATGTTAGGCGATAAACTGGCATTGCATGGCATTGATTGCGTCATCACCCGCGAACCTGGCGGACCTCCGATCTCCGAAGCGATCCGCAAGATCCTGCTCGATCCGGCAAACAAAGAAATGCTCCCCGAAACCGAATTACTTCTCTACATGGCAAGCCGCGCCCAACACAGCGGCGAGTGGATCATTCCAGCCCTTGAAAGTGGAAAGATCGTGCTTTGCGACCGCTACTACGATTCCACCTTTGCCTATCAGGGCGCCGCGCGCGACCTTGATCTCAATTTTATTCATGCTCTCACCAGTTTTGCCACCTTTGCGACGGTGCCGGACATCACTTTTTTGATCGATCTGCCCGTGACCACAGGGCTGACGAGAATCCAAAACCGCAAGCTCGACCGCCTCGAGATGGAGGACATCTCTTTCCACGATAAAGTGCGCAAACAGTATTTGGCGATTGCCGCCGCCGAACCTTTCAGATATATTATCCTTGACGGTCAAAAGGAACCGGATAGGATTCACGACGATATTTTTCACAGTGTTTTAGCCCGAATAGGAGTTCAGTAA
- the argS gene encoding arginine--tRNA ligase yields the protein MIKHILHEHIVQTLDKLGYSHERDFNVEIPNNSEFGDYSTNAAMVLARENKLTPKALAETLHKELKKNKSYKKVEIAGPGFINFYISATLFQRMLWDIHLQADTYARSDFGKEEKVLLEFVSANPTGPLNIVSARAAAFGDTLYRVMKYVGYAPTREFYINDAGNQVDILAESLELRLREIHGEKIGEFPYEAYHGDYVKHLAHKLNAAEGIRIFMMPEKDRIEHLKEYALSELLNMQRHSLEKFGVTFEAWVSEKTLRQEGVVEEVLSYLTEADCTYEKDDAIWFCSTKFGDDKDRVLMKSDGSITYFVPDLAYHLTKIQRGYTTLIDVFGPDHHGYVPRLKAAFKALNFDDNMLEIIFLQQVNLFESGERVKMSKRAGKIVTMDDLLSLVGKDSARYFFIARKANAHLNFDLELAMKKNNENPVYYCQYAYARICSILKKAKKDRVLPKTFKKEMCAKLNKPEELAIIQKLTDFPELLILISVHREPHRLANYMEELCGLFHRYYNKYQVVSEKNKDLSKARLLLIECIKNTLALCFDMMGISAPEKM from the coding sequence ATGATCAAACACATCCTGCATGAGCATATCGTTCAGACCCTGGACAAGCTCGGATACTCACACGAGCGTGATTTCAACGTGGAGATTCCGAATAATTCGGAGTTTGGTGACTATTCCACCAACGCGGCGATGGTTTTGGCAAGGGAAAACAAGCTTACTCCTAAGGCTCTGGCAGAAACGCTGCACAAGGAATTGAAAAAAAACAAGTCCTATAAAAAGGTGGAAATCGCCGGACCGGGGTTCATCAATTTCTACATCTCCGCGACCCTGTTTCAAAGGATGTTGTGGGACATCCACTTACAGGCGGATACCTATGCCCGTTCCGATTTTGGCAAGGAAGAGAAAGTTCTGCTGGAATTTGTCAGCGCCAACCCCACCGGCCCTTTAAATATCGTCAGCGCCCGTGCCGCCGCTTTTGGGGACACGCTTTACCGCGTGATGAAATACGTCGGCTACGCCCCCACCCGTGAATTCTATATCAATGACGCCGGCAACCAAGTGGACATCCTGGCGGAATCATTGGAGCTTCGCTTGCGCGAGATCCACGGTGAAAAGATCGGTGAATTCCCTTATGAAGCATATCACGGAGACTACGTCAAACACTTGGCGCACAAGCTAAACGCCGCTGAAGGCATACGCATCTTCATGATGCCTGAAAAAGACCGTATCGAACACCTCAAGGAATATGCCCTCAGCGAGTTGCTTAATATGCAAAGACACAGCCTGGAAAAATTCGGCGTCACTTTCGAAGCCTGGGTCTCGGAAAAGACCCTGCGCCAGGAAGGAGTAGTCGAAGAAGTGCTCAGCTATCTCACTGAAGCGGACTGCACTTATGAAAAAGATGACGCCATCTGGTTTTGTTCCACCAAGTTCGGGGACGACAAAGACCGCGTTCTGATGAAAAGCGACGGTTCGATCACATATTTCGTGCCTGATCTGGCTTATCATCTCACCAAGATCCAACGCGGCTACACCACTCTGATCGACGTCTTTGGTCCCGATCATCACGGCTATGTTCCGCGGCTAAAAGCTGCTTTCAAAGCCCTCAATTTTGATGACAATATGTTGGAGATCATCTTCCTGCAGCAAGTGAACCTCTTTGAAAGCGGAGAACGCGTCAAGATGAGCAAACGCGCCGGAAAGATCGTCACCATGGACGATCTGCTCAGTCTTGTGGGCAAGGACTCCGCTCGATATTTCTTCATAGCCCGCAAGGCAAACGCGCATCTCAATTTCGATCTGGAATTGGCGATGAAGAAGAACAATGAAAACCCCGTATATTATTGCCAATATGCCTACGCCCGCATCTGCAGTATCCTCAAAAAGGCAAAGAAGGATCGCGTCCTGCCCAAAACCTTCAAGAAAGAAATGTGTGCAAAGCTCAATAAACCGGAAGAGCTGGCGATCATCCAGAAACTCACGGATTTTCCCGAACTTCTGATCCTGATCTCCGTCCACCGCGAACCACACCGCTTGGCAAATTACATGGAAGAGCTATGCGGTCTTTTCCATCGTTATTACAACAAATATCAGGTGGTCAGCGAAAAGAACAAGGATCTCTCAAAAGCGAGGCTGCTCTTGATCGAGTGCATTAAAAACACGCTTGCCCTCTGCTTTGATATGATGGGAATCAGCGCACCGGAGAAGATGTAG
- the nadB gene encoding L-aspartate oxidase — protein MKNYDFLVIGSGIAGLVYALRVSEKGKVALVTKKGLFDCNTDYAQGGIAAVLDVSDSFIHHIEDTYKAGAELGKKQVISKIIEEGPKLIQYLIDQGTDFTKRAENYDKSLENLSLNMEGGHTHRRVAYSADSTGHQIMQALVARCLENANIDIFENHIAIDLITQHHIVQDDGFIPGISCWGAYVMDCSSLEVQIFRARKTMMATGGAAQIYAHNTNPDIATGDGMAMARLAGARLANMEFVQFHPTAFWRPGGGTFLISEALRGEGAILRLSDGSSFMENYHPQGNLAPRDVVSRAIDAELKKRGEKFCYLDATGIPTEILKSHFPFIDKRLMEHGIDFCTMPIPVAPAAHYFCGGVLSTIEGITDIRNLFAAGEVACSGLHGANRLASNSLLEALVISWHAGNHPSNDEAVDFPTIPHWHKKDNFNENEWVVISHNREIIGTIMHGYVGIRRSRRLLKYALTRIENIYNEINNFYQHNAVRKEVVETRNMAIIAIAVIRSALMRKESRGTHFLIDNPERNDAIFQTDTII, from the coding sequence ATGAAAAACTATGACTTTCTGGTGATCGGCAGCGGCATTGCCGGGCTGGTCTATGCCCTGCGCGTTTCCGAGAAAGGAAAAGTGGCGCTCGTCACCAAAAAAGGCTTGTTTGACTGCAATACAGACTATGCCCAGGGTGGAATCGCAGCAGTGCTGGACGTGAGCGATTCCTTTATCCATCACATCGAGGACACTTACAAAGCCGGTGCGGAACTGGGCAAAAAACAGGTGATCAGCAAGATCATCGAAGAAGGTCCCAAGCTCATCCAATACCTGATCGATCAGGGTACTGATTTTACCAAACGCGCGGAAAACTATGATAAGAGCCTTGAAAACCTTTCGCTCAACATGGAAGGCGGGCACACCCATCGGCGAGTTGCATATTCAGCGGATTCTACCGGGCACCAGATTATGCAAGCTTTGGTCGCGCGTTGTCTCGAAAACGCAAATATCGACATCTTTGAAAACCACATCGCCATCGACCTGATCACTCAGCACCACATCGTTCAGGACGACGGTTTCATCCCCGGAATTTCCTGTTGGGGCGCCTATGTGATGGATTGTTCCAGCCTTGAAGTGCAAATCTTTCGTGCCCGCAAGACGATGATGGCTACCGGCGGCGCAGCGCAGATCTATGCTCACAACACCAATCCGGACATCGCCACCGGCGACGGCATGGCAATGGCACGTTTGGCAGGAGCCCGCTTGGCGAATATGGAGTTTGTCCAGTTTCATCCCACTGCCTTTTGGAGACCGGGAGGAGGCACTTTCCTGATCAGCGAAGCGCTGCGAGGCGAGGGAGCTATCCTGCGTCTTTCCGATGGCAGCTCTTTTATGGAAAACTATCATCCTCAGGGAAATCTTGCCCCCCGCGATGTTGTTTCCCGCGCCATTGATGCCGAACTCAAGAAAAGAGGCGAGAAATTCTGTTATCTGGATGCCACCGGCATCCCCACTGAAATCTTGAAAAGCCACTTTCCCTTTATCGACAAACGCTTGATGGAGCACGGCATCGATTTTTGCACAATGCCCATACCTGTGGCCCCGGCGGCGCATTATTTCTGTGGCGGAGTGCTTTCCACCATTGAAGGCATCACCGATATCCGTAATCTCTTTGCTGCCGGAGAAGTTGCTTGCAGCGGTCTGCATGGCGCTAACCGCCTGGCGTCGAACTCGCTATTGGAAGCCCTCGTGATCTCGTGGCACGCCGGAAACCATCCTTCAAACGATGAAGCGGTGGATTTTCCCACAATCCCGCACTGGCATAAGAAGGACAATTTCAACGAAAACGAGTGGGTCGTGATCTCCCACAACCGCGAGATCATCGGCACGATCATGCACGGCTACGTAGGCATCCGCCGATCAAGACGCTTGCTTAAATATGCTCTGACGAGGATTGAAAACATCTATAACGAGATCAACAATTTCTACCAACACAACGCCGTCCGCAAGGAAGTAGTCGAAACCAGAAACATGGCAATTATCGCCATTGCAGTCATCCGCAGCGCTTTGATGCGCAAGGAAAGCCGTGGCACGCATTTTCTGATTGACAACCCCGAGCGCAACGACGCCATCTTTCAGACCGATACAATCATTTGA